One part of the Clostridium thermosuccinogenes genome encodes these proteins:
- a CDS encoding chemotaxis protein CheW — translation MAGHQLFVFKLDDKYFGIDLESVDQIIPYRKITKIPNMPAYIEGIIPLRDNICTVFNLRKKFNLPAREADESTRIVIANVNSEMIGIIADNTNEIVREYDGKTVVAHENAEESDERYIKGTADIGENHITIIDLSQLVPAA, via the coding sequence ATGGCAGGCCATCAGTTGTTTGTTTTTAAGCTGGATGATAAATATTTCGGAATAGATCTGGAAAGCGTAGATCAGATAATACCTTACAGGAAGATCACGAAAATCCCCAACATGCCCGCTTATATAGAAGGTATAATCCCTCTGAGGGACAATATATGTACCGTATTCAACCTTAGAAAGAAGTTCAACCTCCCGGCCCGGGAAGCCGATGAAAGCACGAGGATTGTGATAGCAAATGTGAATTCGGAAATGATCGGGATCATTGCTGATAATACCAACGAAATAGTTCGCGAATATGACGGCAAAACTGTAGTGGCCCATGAAAATGCAGAAGAGTCCGATGAAAGATATATAAAAGGAACAGCTGACATCGGAGAAAATCACATAACCATAATCGACCTCAGCCAGCTTGTTCCGGCAGCATAG
- the argJ gene encoding bifunctional glutamate N-acetyltransferase/amino-acid acetyltransferase ArgJ translates to MLNIIEGGVTAPKGFLAAGVACGLKKDGKKDLAIVYSEDPAAAAGVFTTNIVKGHSLQVTMEHIKNGYAQAIVINSGNANACVGEQGMKDAREMAELTAQLLDCPPEDVLVGSTGVIGSRLNMPLIRSGIRTAVASLSAEGGRDAQEAIMTTDLVAKEVAVELEIQDETVRIGAMAKGSGMIHPNMATMIGVITTDANISKSLLDKALRETVMHTFNRVSVDGDTSVCDMVIILANGQANNAGIVREGMEYEKFKDALDQVCTHLARMIARDGEGATKLVEIVAQGAINAEDAYKVVSAIAKSPLVKTAIFGEDANWGRIITAAGYSGASFDPNLVDIFIGDLMVCQNGTALNFDENAAKKILQRKEVKITINLKRGTFSDRMWTCDFSYDYVKINGSYRS, encoded by the coding sequence ATGTTAAATATTATAGAAGGCGGAGTTACAGCTCCAAAAGGTTTCCTTGCAGCCGGCGTCGCATGTGGATTGAAAAAAGACGGGAAGAAAGATCTCGCAATAGTATATTCAGAGGACCCGGCAGCAGCAGCAGGCGTGTTTACGACCAATATCGTGAAAGGGCACTCCCTGCAGGTAACCATGGAACACATCAAAAACGGTTACGCCCAGGCTATCGTTATCAACAGCGGAAATGCCAACGCCTGTGTCGGTGAGCAGGGAATGAAGGATGCCCGTGAAATGGCCGAACTGACTGCCCAGCTTCTTGACTGCCCACCGGAGGATGTTCTGGTAGGTTCAACCGGTGTAATCGGTTCCCGTCTTAATATGCCTTTGATCCGCTCAGGAATCAGAACTGCTGTTGCAAGCCTATCCGCCGAAGGAGGTCGTGATGCCCAGGAAGCCATTATGACTACCGATCTTGTGGCTAAGGAAGTAGCAGTGGAGCTGGAAATACAGGATGAAACGGTAAGGATCGGAGCCATGGCAAAAGGGTCCGGCATGATACATCCGAACATGGCAACGATGATAGGAGTAATAACCACTGATGCAAACATTTCAAAAAGCCTCCTGGATAAGGCGTTAAGGGAAACAGTCATGCACACTTTTAACAGAGTGTCGGTGGACGGAGATACCAGCGTGTGTGATATGGTGATAATACTGGCCAACGGGCAGGCAAACAATGCCGGAATAGTAAGGGAAGGTATGGAGTATGAAAAATTCAAAGATGCCTTGGACCAGGTTTGCACCCATCTCGCCAGGATGATTGCCCGCGATGGTGAGGGAGCCACAAAGCTGGTGGAGATAGTTGCCCAGGGAGCCATTAATGCGGAAGATGCCTACAAGGTGGTCAGCGCCATAGCAAAATCACCTCTGGTCAAAACAGCCATCTTCGGCGAAGATGCCAACTGGGGAAGAATAATAACGGCAGCTGGCTATTCCGGAGCTTCCTTCGATCCGAATCTGGTGGATATTTTCATCGGCGATCTGATGGTATGCCAGAACGGTACAGCCTTGAATTTTGATGAAAATGCAGCAAAAAAAATACTCCAGAGAAAAGAGGTAAAAATAACCATAAACTTAAAGCGCGGCACTTTCTCCGACAGGATGTGGACCTGCGATTTTTCCTATGATTATGTAAAAATAAACGGAAGTTATAGATCCTGA
- a CDS encoding NAD(+) synthase yields MTHGFVRVAAAVPRLKVADCAYNTKNLIKLIHEAESMKAQFVVFPELSITAYTCGDLFHQEAILVESEKQLANILENTRDTGIVALIGMPVRADNQLFNCGVAVQGGKILGVVPKIYIPGYSEFYEERWFAPGTNNLSDNVVLCGQTVPFGTDILFEAHDDYRVCFGMEICEDLWVPVPPSSFQALAGANLIFNLSASNEVIGKYEYRKNLVKQQSGRCIAGYVFASSGIDESTTDVVFGGHAIIAENGGLLAESQRFSQDEQLICSEIDIQRLGNDRRRNTSFMEMLPQKKYRKIPFELPKMEFGKLYRQFERHPFVPSDVGVRDERCREIFSIQTCGLGKRMRHTGAKHAVIAISGGLDSTLALLVTVRTFDMLGLPRENIRAITMPGFGTTSTTYNNAMQFMKSMGVHISEIDIRPACLQHFKDIGHDVNDFDITYENVQARERFQILFDIANKIGGLVIGTGDLSELALGWCTYNGDHMSNYSVNCSIPKTLVKFLVKWVADNMVDEASRKVLYSILDTPISPELLPPDAKGEIQQKTEDIIGPYELHDFFLYHMIRYGASPSKILFLAEQAFDGSYSRETIKGWLKVFYRRFFSQQFKRSCLPDGPKVGTISLSPRGDWRMPSDAQASLWLEELENIRN; encoded by the coding sequence ATGACTCATGGATTTGTCAGGGTAGCTGCAGCTGTGCCACGCCTGAAAGTGGCTGACTGTGCATATAATACGAAAAACTTAATCAAGCTCATTCATGAAGCGGAAAGCATGAAGGCGCAATTTGTTGTCTTTCCGGAGCTTTCAATAACAGCATATACCTGCGGTGACCTGTTTCACCAGGAAGCGATTCTGGTGGAATCGGAAAAGCAGCTGGCAAACATACTTGAAAATACCAGGGATACCGGAATTGTAGCTCTCATAGGCATGCCGGTCCGTGCAGACAATCAGCTTTTTAACTGCGGTGTAGCGGTGCAGGGGGGGAAAATCCTCGGCGTGGTGCCTAAAATATATATACCCGGCTACAGTGAATTTTATGAAGAGCGCTGGTTTGCCCCCGGTACCAACAACCTCAGTGATAATGTGGTGTTATGTGGCCAGACGGTGCCCTTTGGTACCGATATATTGTTCGAAGCTCATGACGACTACCGGGTTTGCTTTGGGATGGAAATATGCGAGGACCTGTGGGTTCCGGTACCTCCCAGCTCCTTTCAGGCTTTAGCCGGCGCCAACCTTATTTTTAATCTCTCCGCCAGCAATGAGGTGATCGGAAAATACGAATACAGGAAAAACCTCGTTAAACAGCAATCAGGAAGGTGTATAGCCGGATATGTTTTTGCATCTTCAGGAATAGACGAGTCCACTACCGATGTGGTTTTCGGAGGACATGCGATAATTGCCGAAAACGGAGGCCTGCTGGCAGAATCGCAGAGGTTCAGCCAGGATGAACAGCTGATTTGCAGTGAGATTGATATTCAGAGGCTTGGTAATGACCGGCGCAGGAATACCAGCTTCATGGAAATGCTCCCCCAGAAGAAATATAGAAAAATACCCTTTGAACTGCCGAAGATGGAGTTTGGAAAGCTTTACAGGCAATTTGAGCGGCATCCCTTTGTGCCGTCGGATGTTGGCGTAAGGGATGAAAGATGCAGGGAGATTTTTTCCATACAGACATGCGGACTGGGAAAAAGGATGAGGCATACGGGAGCAAAGCATGCGGTCATAGCTATTTCCGGTGGGTTGGATTCCACCCTTGCGCTGTTGGTTACGGTCAGAACCTTTGACATGCTGGGTCTTCCCAGGGAGAATATAAGGGCCATCACCATGCCTGGATTTGGCACTACCAGTACCACTTATAATAATGCAATGCAGTTTATGAAGTCCATGGGCGTGCATATTAGTGAGATAGATATCCGCCCTGCATGCCTGCAGCATTTCAAGGATATAGGCCATGATGTTAACGATTTTGATATAACCTACGAAAATGTGCAGGCCAGGGAGAGGTTCCAGATATTATTCGACATTGCAAACAAAATCGGCGGACTGGTAATAGGTACGGGGGATTTATCCGAACTGGCCCTGGGATGGTGCACCTATAATGGCGACCACATGTCCAATTATTCAGTGAACTGCAGTATTCCCAAGACCCTGGTTAAGTTCCTTGTCAAATGGGTGGCGGATAACATGGTGGATGAAGCTTCAAGAAAAGTGCTTTACAGCATCCTTGACACTCCGATAAGCCCGGAACTGCTTCCGCCGGATGCCAAAGGAGAAATACAGCAGAAAACCGAGGACATCATCGGGCCGTATGAACTGCATGATTTCTTCCTTTATCATATGATAAGGTACGGCGCTTCGCCGTCCAAGATATTGTTCCTGGCAGAGCAGGCTTTTGACGGCAGTTATTCCAGAGAAACCATAAAAGGATGGCTAAAAGTGTTCTACCGAAGGTTTTTCAGCCAGCAGTTCAAACGTTCATGCCTTCCTGATGGGCCGAAGGTGGGTACGATAAGCTTGTCGCCCAGGGGAGATTGGCGCATGCCGAGCGATGCCCAGGCAAGCTTATGGCTGGAAGAATTGGAGAATATCAGGAATTAA
- a CDS encoding amidase domain-containing protein, giving the protein MNYIAGRLRVHEYDREAAVRYAHKWAYKRNPRYLDFENMGGDCTNFASQTIYAGSGVMNFTPVYGWYYINGYNRTASWTGVNYLYTFLVSNEGVGPFAEVVDAKDVKPGDIVQLSFQGGGIFNHSPVIVQTGSIPRIDNILVAAHTYDVDYYELINYTWADIRFLHIKGVRKA; this is encoded by the coding sequence ATGAATTACATTGCCGGAAGGCTTCGGGTGCATGAGTACGACAGGGAAGCGGCGGTCAGATATGCTCATAAGTGGGCGTATAAAAGAAATCCAAGATATCTGGATTTTGAAAACATGGGAGGTGATTGTACAAATTTTGCGTCCCAGACAATATACGCAGGTAGCGGTGTAATGAATTTCACTCCGGTATATGGATGGTATTATATAAACGGCTATAATAGAACTGCTTCCTGGACAGGAGTGAACTACCTGTACACATTCCTTGTCAGCAACGAAGGCGTTGGACCTTTTGCAGAGGTAGTGGATGCAAAGGATGTAAAGCCCGGCGATATAGTTCAGCTATCTTTTCAGGGAGGAGGGATATTTAATCATTCTCCTGTCATTGTCCAGACGGGAAGTATTCCACGGATAGATAACATACTGGTGGCTGCCCATACCTATGATGTGGATTATTACGAACTGATCAACTATACATGGGCGGATATAAGGTTTTTACATATTAAAGGGGTAAGAAAAGCGTGA
- a CDS encoding valine--tRNA ligase: MDDKRNIAKTYEPKQVEDRLYKEWMEKGYFHAEVDRNKKPFTIVIPPPNITGQLHMGHALDNTLQDILIRWKRMQGFCTLWLPGTDHASIATEAKIVEAMAKEGLTKEMIGREKFLERAWDWKKHYGGRIVEQLKKLGSSCDWERERFTMDEGLSRAVKEVFIRLYKKGLIYRGERIINWCPKCSTSISDAEVEYEEQQGNFWHIKYPVKDSDEYIIIATTRPETMLGDTAVAVHPEDERYKHLVGKMVVLPLVNREIPIIADEYVEKDFGTGAVKITPSHDPNDFEVGLRHNLSQIRVMNDDATMNENAGQYQGMDRYEARKQIVKDLESQGLLVKIEEHTHNVGTCYRCSTVIEPLISKQWFVKMKPLAEPAIEIVKNGTISFVPERFSKIYFNWMENIQDWCISRQLWWGHRIPAYYCQECGYMTVDYDMPDVCPKCGSQRIEQDPDTLDTWFSSALWPFSTLGWPDETEDLKYFYPTDVLVTGYDIIFFWVARMIFSGVEHMGKEPFKYVFIHGIVRDSLGRKMSKSLGNGIDPLEIIDKYGTDALRFALTIGNSPGNDLRFSDEKLESSRNFANKIWNASRFVLMNFDENVDFSKVDEGKFALPDKWIMSRVNTLVKEVTENLDKFELGIALQKIYEFIWDEFCDWYIELVKPRLYDREMEGRLEAQYVLNYVLGTAMKLLHPFMPFITEEIYRHLINDDESIMISQWPEYIEKYNFPGEEKKMRMVMDAIRSIRNIRAEMNVPISRKAKVIFVAADSENRSILAEGRSFFERLAGVSEISVQTSKEGIPADAVTSIIEGAEIYIPLDDLIDIEKEIERLEKEKAGLEKELERVNGKLSNEGFIAKAPAKVVEEERAKKVKYQEMYDKVVERLNALKSQHSRS, from the coding sequence ATGGACGATAAAAGAAACATTGCAAAAACTTATGAACCTAAGCAGGTGGAAGACAGGCTGTACAAGGAGTGGATGGAAAAAGGCTATTTCCATGCGGAAGTGGACAGGAATAAAAAGCCGTTTACTATAGTTATTCCTCCACCGAACATAACAGGGCAGCTGCATATGGGACATGCCTTGGACAATACCCTTCAGGATATTCTTATAAGATGGAAAAGGATGCAGGGATTCTGCACTTTATGGCTTCCGGGAACCGACCATGCCAGCATAGCCACCGAGGCAAAAATAGTGGAGGCTATGGCCAAGGAAGGCTTGACCAAGGAAATGATAGGAAGGGAGAAATTCCTGGAAAGAGCATGGGATTGGAAGAAGCATTATGGTGGCAGAATTGTCGAACAGCTGAAAAAGCTGGGAAGCTCATGCGATTGGGAAAGAGAAAGGTTTACAATGGATGAGGGCCTTTCCCGGGCGGTTAAGGAAGTATTCATTCGTCTTTACAAAAAAGGACTCATCTACAGAGGGGAAAGGATCATAAACTGGTGCCCTAAATGCAGTACGTCCATTTCCGATGCGGAGGTGGAATATGAAGAGCAGCAGGGTAATTTCTGGCACATAAAATATCCTGTGAAGGACAGCGATGAATATATAATTATTGCCACAACAAGGCCGGAGACCATGCTGGGTGATACAGCGGTGGCAGTTCATCCGGAAGATGAAAGGTATAAGCATCTGGTGGGCAAAATGGTGGTTCTTCCTCTGGTGAACAGGGAAATCCCCATCATTGCCGATGAATATGTGGAAAAGGATTTTGGTACGGGAGCGGTAAAAATTACTCCATCCCATGATCCTAACGACTTTGAAGTAGGATTGAGGCATAATCTGTCTCAGATAAGGGTTATGAACGATGATGCGACCATGAACGAAAATGCCGGCCAATACCAGGGCATGGACAGGTATGAAGCCAGAAAGCAGATAGTAAAGGATTTGGAGAGTCAGGGCCTCCTGGTAAAAATAGAAGAACACACCCACAATGTAGGTACATGCTACCGGTGCAGTACTGTCATCGAACCGCTGATATCAAAGCAGTGGTTTGTAAAGATGAAGCCCTTGGCAGAGCCTGCCATTGAGATAGTGAAGAATGGAACCATCAGCTTTGTGCCTGAGAGGTTCTCAAAAATATATTTTAACTGGATGGAAAATATTCAGGACTGGTGCATATCGAGGCAGCTTTGGTGGGGACATAGGATTCCGGCTTATTACTGCCAGGAATGCGGCTATATGACAGTGGATTATGATATGCCCGATGTTTGCCCGAAATGCGGCAGCCAGCGGATTGAACAGGACCCGGATACACTGGATACCTGGTTCAGTTCGGCTCTGTGGCCTTTCTCCACACTGGGCTGGCCGGATGAGACAGAGGACCTTAAGTATTTCTACCCGACCGATGTGCTGGTGACAGGGTATGATATCATATTCTTCTGGGTGGCAAGGATGATATTCTCAGGGGTTGAACACATGGGCAAAGAGCCTTTCAAGTATGTGTTCATCCATGGTATCGTAAGGGATTCCCTGGGAAGGAAGATGAGCAAATCCCTTGGAAATGGCATCGATCCTCTGGAGATTATAGACAAGTATGGCACCGATGCCCTTAGATTTGCCCTTACGATAGGCAACTCCCCCGGAAATGACCTGAGGTTCTCCGATGAGAAGCTGGAGTCCAGCAGGAACTTCGCCAACAAGATATGGAACGCATCAAGGTTCGTGCTGATGAACTTCGATGAGAATGTGGATTTCTCAAAAGTGGATGAGGGAAAATTCGCTCTTCCGGATAAATGGATAATGAGCAGAGTAAACACACTGGTTAAAGAAGTGACCGAAAACCTGGACAAGTTTGAGCTGGGTATAGCACTGCAGAAGATTTATGAATTTATATGGGATGAATTCTGCGACTGGTATATAGAACTGGTTAAGCCGAGGCTTTATGACAGGGAAATGGAAGGAAGGCTGGAAGCCCAGTATGTTCTGAACTATGTTCTGGGTACGGCCATGAAGCTTTTGCATCCGTTTATGCCGTTCATTACCGAAGAGATTTACAGACACCTTATAAATGACGATGAGAGCATAATGATATCTCAGTGGCCGGAATACATCGAAAAGTACAACTTCCCCGGAGAAGAAAAGAAAATGCGGATGGTCATGGATGCCATCAGGAGCATAAGGAATATAAGGGCTGAGATGAATGTGCCCATATCGAGGAAGGCCAAAGTGATTTTTGTTGCGGCAGACAGTGAAAATAGAAGCATACTGGCTGAAGGCAGGAGCTTCTTTGAAAGGCTTGCAGGAGTATCGGAGATTTCAGTGCAGACCAGCAAGGAGGGTATCCCGGCGGATGCCGTTACATCGATCATTGAAGGGGCTGAAATTTATATTCCTCTGGATGACCTTATCGACATAGAAAAGGAAATAGAGAGGCTGGAAAAAGAAAAGGCCGGCTTGGAGAAGGAGCTGGAAAGGGTTAACGGCAAGCTGAGCAATGAAGGGTTTATCGCAAAAGCTCCTGCCAAGGTTGTAGAAGAGGAGAGAGCCAAGAAGGTCAAATATCAGGAAATGTACGACAAGGTGGTAGAGCGCCTTAACGCATTGAAAAGCCAGCACTCGCGCTCTTGA